In Cicer arietinum cultivar CDC Frontier isolate Library 1 chromosome 7, Cicar.CDCFrontier_v2.0, whole genome shotgun sequence, a single window of DNA contains:
- the LOC140918710 gene encoding secreted RxLR effector protein 161-like, whose translation MVSLYVDDLIYTGNDEEFCARFKQSMKKEFEMTDLGKMRFFLGVEVSQNANGIHLCQKKYAREVLERFNMWNCNSVKNPIVPGTVLTREDGEDVDPTLYKQLVGSLMYLTATRPDMMYVVCLISRYMANPKEKHMQIAKRALRYLKGTLDFGLFYRRKISKLLAYTDSDYARDVDDRKSTSGYVFMLSEAAMCWSSKKQAIVTLSSTEAEYVAATSCACHCVWVKGVLKQI comes from the coding sequence ATGGTAAGTCTCTATGTTGATGACTTGATATATACTGGAAATGATGAAGAATTTTGTGCAAGGTTTAAGCAATCAATGAAGAAAGAATTTGAGATGACGGACCTTGGCAAAATGAGGTTCTTCCTGGGAGTTGAAGTAAGTCAGAATGCAAATGGAATTCACTTATGCCAAAAGAAATATGCAAGAGAGGTTCTGGAAAGGTTCAATATGTGGAACTGTAATTCTGTCAAAAACCCAATAGTGCCAGGAACTGTGTTGACAAGAGAAGATGGAGAAGATGTTGATCCAACCTTGTACAAGCAATTGGTAGGCAGTCTAATGTATCTGACAGCAACACGTCCGGATATGATGTATGTAGTGTGCTTGATTTCACGTTACATGGCTAATCCAAAGGAGAAACACATGCAGATTGCTAAAAGAGCCTTGAGGTATTTAAAAGGTACACTGGATTTTGGTCTGTTTTACAGAagaaaaatttcgaaacttttggcATATACTGATAGTGATTATGCAAGAGATGTGGACGACAGAAAGAGTACTTCTGGCTATGTCTTTATGCTAAGTGAGGCAGCTATGTGTTGGAGCTCAAAGAAGCAGGCCATAGTTACATTATCCTCCACAGAAGCTGAATATGTGGCAGCAACCTCCTGTGCTTGTCATTGTGTTTGGGTGAAAGGTGTTCTTAAACAGATTTGA
- the LOC101513427 gene encoding binding partner of ACD11 1, with protein MSVNTIKVSNVSLGASEQDIKEFFSFSGDIEYVEMKSHDERSQIAYVTFKDPQGSETAVLLSGATIVDLSVNITLDPDYRLPPAALASSVTEGKTPGGADSALRKAEDVVTSMLAKGFILGKDAVNKAKGFDEKHKLTSTASAKVTSFDQKLGISEKLSVGASVVSDRVKEVDQKFQVSEKTKSAFAAAEQKVSTAGSAIMKNRYVLTGASWVTGAFSKVAKAAGDVGQKTKEKVENAEEEQHRKVEDQYAQVLSESPKAAATSELHSSKPAPAQGLIL; from the exons ATGTCG GTCAACACTATTAAAGTCAGTAACGTTTCCTTGGGAGCATCTGAACAAGACATTAAGGAGTTCTTTTCATTTTCCGGTGATATTGAATATGTTGAAATGAAAAG TCATGATGAACGATCTCAAATTGCCTATGTTACTTTCAAGGATCCACAAGGTTCTGAGACTGCAGTACTACTATCG GGAGCAACAATAGTTGATTTGTCAGTTAACATAACTCTGGATCCAGATTACCGGCTTCCACCTGCTGCCTTGGCATCATCT GTCACAGAAGGTAAAACTCCTGGCGGTGCCGACTCTGCTTTACGAAAGGCAGAGGATGTGGTCACCAGCATGCTTGCCAAGGGCTTTATCTTGGGTAAAGATGCTGTGAACAAAGCAAAGGGTTTTGATGAGAAGCACAAGTTAACTTCAACAGCCTCAGCGAAAGTTACGTCTTTTGACCAAAAACTTGGGATTAGTGAGAAATTAAGTGTCGGTGCTTCGGTTGTGAGTGATAGAGTTAAAGAAGTGGATCAAAAGTTTCAGGTTTCGGAGAAGACCAAATCAGCATTTGCAGCTGCTGAACAGAAAGTCAGTACTGCCGGGTCTGCTATAATGAAGAACCGGTATGTACTCACCGGTGCTTCATGGGTGACAGGTGCTTTTAGTAAGGTTGCTAAGGCAGCTGGGGATGTAGGACAGAAGACAAAAGAGAAAGTGGAAAATGCAGAAGAGGAACAGCACCGAAAAGTCGAAGACCAGTATGCGCAGGTCCTTTCAGAGTCTCCAAAAGCAGCAGCAACAAGTGAACTGCACTCTTCCAAGCCTGCTCCTGCTCAGGGTTTGATCCTCTGA